The window TTCAGTCATCTCTGCCTTCTGCATTTTTAAGAAGACGGCTTTATCATCGCTCGATCCCAAACTTTTCCCTCCCATTCAAATTCTAAATCTAATTCGTTGAACGAACAACTCCAGGAGTCTGGAACCGTGTTTTTTCTCAAAGCCTAATGAATGATTTTGATCCATTTTTGTGTTAAAATCGAGAAGGGGTGATAGAATGCCTGAATTCGTCAATCCTTTCAGTGGAAAAGTTCCCGACAGGAAGCTCACACTATCAGAACTCATCCGTGCCATAAGGTTGAACATCGCTGCCGAGCACGAAGCGGTCCATCAGTACATGGCGATCGCCGATGCGACGGATCATCCGCTGGCCAGAAAGGTCCTCATCGACATAGCCAACGAAGAGAGGGTGCACATCGGTGAGTTCACGAAGCTTCTGGACATACTCACGAAAGACGAAACCAAGTTCATGGAAGAAGGGTTCAAAGAGGTCGAACAACTAATGGCTGAAGGAGACGATGAGGAACCAACCGTTGGTTCGCTGAAAGAAGGTGATTGACGTGGCGAACAGGTATTTGATGCAGGAAGAGGCACCAATAAGTGAGGAACTGTGGAAGCTGTTGAACGAATCCCTGCTGGAACTCGCGAAGGCGAACCTCACGGGAAGGAAGATTTTGAACCTCGT is drawn from Thermotoga sp. Ku-13t and contains these coding sequences:
- a CDS encoding manganese catalase family protein — encoded protein: MPEFVNPFSGKVPDRKLTLSELIRAIRLNIAAEHEAVHQYMAIADATDHPLARKVLIDIANEERVHIGEFTKLLDILTKDETKFMEEGFKEVEQLMAEGDDEEPTVGSLKEGD